One window from the genome of Leuconostoc suionicum encodes:
- a CDS encoding MDR family MFS transporter, translated as MNITQKQKTILIILVIGTFLGFLNQTLMNVALPDIMREFHISTDLGQWMTNGYMLVNGVMVPLTAFLIQRLTTRTLYLTAAGLFAIGTVTAGFAPTFDILIIGRMIQAMGAGVFGPLMNVVVMNLFSPNERGSAMGTIGLALNFAPALGPSLSGLVVTNLSWRFLFYLVAPLIIANFILAYFLLKNIGQQKRLKFDFIGVVLSSIGLGSLLYGFSNAGATPWNEFTVWGFVLIGIIVTSLFIWHQYTTRTPLLNMSVFKYRQFNVAVLINIVLMIAMYGGALMLPLYMQNVRGTTAFQSGLVLFPGALVTAFLSPWSGRLYDRYGAKYLTLVGIMITAFGTFILASLTLTTSLWLAVLGQFVRQLGLVLVLMPIQTEAFNALPLKLIPDGSAMFTTIRQLAASFGTATLVTIMTKSALNYGHKHTHLSAEIVDLHGVKVTFLTAAFLMLVAASLTSLLKLKTRAT; from the coding sequence TTGAATATAACACAAAAGCAAAAAACAATCTTAATTATATTAGTTATCGGTACCTTTTTAGGCTTTTTAAATCAAACATTAATGAATGTTGCCTTGCCAGATATCATGCGTGAATTTCATATTTCCACAGACTTGGGTCAATGGATGACAAATGGCTACATGTTAGTCAATGGTGTGATGGTTCCGTTAACAGCTTTTCTGATTCAACGCCTAACAACACGTACACTATACTTAACCGCCGCTGGGCTGTTTGCCATAGGAACAGTAACTGCTGGATTTGCGCCAACATTTGATATCCTCATTATCGGGCGTATGATTCAAGCGATGGGTGCCGGTGTATTCGGTCCTTTAATGAATGTCGTTGTCATGAATTTGTTTTCACCCAATGAACGTGGATCTGCAATGGGGACAATCGGTTTGGCGCTTAATTTTGCCCCTGCTTTGGGTCCCAGCTTGTCGGGATTAGTCGTTACTAATTTAAGTTGGCGCTTCCTATTTTATCTTGTCGCACCATTAATTATTGCGAACTTCATCTTGGCTTATTTCTTACTAAAAAATATTGGGCAACAAAAGAGGTTAAAATTCGATTTTATCGGCGTTGTTTTGTCAAGTATTGGTCTCGGATCATTACTTTACGGATTTTCTAACGCAGGTGCAACCCCTTGGAACGAGTTTACTGTATGGGGATTTGTATTAATAGGTATTATTGTTACAAGTTTATTCATTTGGCACCAATATACAACCAGAACACCATTGTTAAATATGTCCGTATTTAAATATCGACAATTTAACGTTGCTGTTTTAATCAATATTGTTTTGATGATTGCTATGTATGGCGGTGCACTGATGTTACCCCTCTATATGCAAAATGTGCGTGGTACAACAGCTTTTCAATCAGGTCTAGTGTTATTTCCTGGTGCCTTAGTAACCGCATTTTTATCACCGTGGAGTGGTCGTTTATATGATCGCTACGGTGCTAAATATTTAACATTAGTTGGTATTATGATTACAGCGTTTGGTACTTTTATTTTAGCTTCTCTGACATTAACAACTTCACTTTGGCTCGCTGTTCTCGGACAATTTGTCCGTCAACTTGGACTAGTCTTGGTCCTGATGCCAATTCAAACAGAGGCCTTCAATGCATTACCTTTAAAACTTATTCCTGATGGGTCTGCCATGTTTACTACAATTAGACAACTTGCAGCATCATTTGGTACAGCCACTTTGGTAACAATTATGACGAAAAGTGCACTTAACTATGGTCATAAACACACTCACCTCAGTGCTGAAATAGTTGATTTGCATGGGGTAAAAGTAACCTTTTTAACTGCCGCATTCTTAATGTTGGTTGCAGCAAGTTTAACTAGCCTACTAAAACTTAAAACTCGCGCCACATAA
- the mutY gene encoding A/G-specific adenine glycosylase, with protein METWNEQTIKEFRKTLLNWYDKEGRVHLPWRVNHDPYRVLVSEIMLQQTRVDTVIPYFDRFMTSLPTVGDLAIAPEDVVLKLWEGLGYYSRARNLQKAAQFVVNELHGQWPESSDDLQSLPGVGPYTAAAIASISFNEVVPAVDGNQYRVFSRLLKIDADIADAKSRKIFYDIIAPIVDPERPGDFNQAIMDLGSSYMTTKNPDSLYSPVREFNAAFRDGVEDQYPVKTKKQRPVKQLFMASVFEKDGKLLFEKRPDNGLLAGFWTFPLTQIESMESITGQQLNIKPVTHIFTHRRWEIWLVKQETAMLNDNQQYFSSDEWSALSLPKVQHKLLEKLYDTES; from the coding sequence ATGGAAACTTGGAATGAACAAACAATTAAAGAATTTCGTAAAACATTGCTCAATTGGTATGATAAAGAAGGGCGAGTGCACTTGCCATGGCGTGTTAATCATGATCCCTATCGTGTTTTAGTTTCAGAGATTATGCTGCAACAGACACGTGTAGATACAGTTATTCCGTATTTTGATCGCTTTATGACATCGTTACCAACGGTTGGTGATTTAGCGATCGCACCAGAAGATGTTGTGCTCAAATTATGGGAGGGTTTAGGCTACTACTCGAGAGCACGAAACTTACAAAAGGCGGCACAATTTGTTGTCAATGAATTGCATGGGCAATGGCCAGAGAGTAGTGATGATCTGCAAAGTTTGCCAGGAGTGGGGCCATATACAGCGGCAGCTATTGCGTCAATAAGTTTCAATGAGGTAGTTCCGGCTGTTGATGGCAATCAATATCGTGTTTTTAGTCGATTACTTAAAATTGACGCTGACATTGCTGATGCAAAATCACGTAAGATATTTTATGATATTATTGCGCCAATTGTTGATCCGGAAAGACCGGGGGACTTTAATCAAGCAATTATGGACCTGGGATCAAGTTATATGACAACCAAAAATCCCGATAGCTTATATTCACCGGTACGTGAATTTAATGCGGCTTTTCGAGATGGTGTGGAGGATCAATACCCTGTTAAAACCAAGAAACAACGACCAGTAAAACAGTTGTTTATGGCTTCAGTTTTTGAAAAAGATGGTAAATTATTATTTGAAAAACGACCGGATAATGGTTTGTTGGCTGGATTTTGGACATTTCCACTAACACAAATTGAAAGTATGGAATCAATTACGGGTCAACAGTTAAATATTAAGCCCGTGACACATATTTTTACACATCGTCGATGGGAAATTTGGTTAGTGAAGCAAGAAACAGCTATGCTGAATGATAATCAACAATATTTTAGTTCTGATGAGTGGTCAGCATTAAGTTTACCGAAGGTACAACATAAACTATTGGAGAAATTATATGATACCGAATCCTAA
- a CDS encoding NADH-dependent flavin oxidoreductase has translation MQINYDFLDPYTFKNKPITVRNHVVMAPTTLKSSLEDGSVSDNELKYYQMRSNGPGMIIVEAAYVNELGKGWEGGLSAADDDKIVGLSRLASAIHSGGAKAILQLFAAGRQSSQTILRGEQIVSASAQPYPHGSHETPRELKHEEISQTIEDFAAATKRAILAGFDGVELHGANLYLLQQFFSPESNRRQDIWGGTLEKRMRFGLAVTAKVADTIDKYAKRPFLLGYRQSPEESTTPGITLADSLAFVERLVSLPIDYLHLSLKDAFQKPFRDAKAIKQVTTHYTEVLPDNVPLMVAGLIKQPMQVESLLDEGVTFAAMGRALIADPNWVQKVKLNDEKSIRYAVSPADFDLLGVPQPLKKWLLTRFKNGFPVTTDIEFDPKTPWKYYKSAPTQPRQQIDPTKLMTLKKRVDGN, from the coding sequence ATGCAAATAAATTACGATTTTTTAGATCCATATACATTTAAAAATAAACCAATAACAGTTCGAAATCATGTAGTTATGGCGCCAACTACGCTAAAAAGCTCTCTGGAGGATGGCAGTGTGTCAGATAATGAACTGAAATATTACCAAATGCGTTCAAATGGTCCAGGAATGATTATTGTTGAAGCAGCATACGTTAATGAACTCGGGAAAGGCTGGGAAGGTGGTCTTTCAGCTGCTGATGACGATAAGATTGTGGGACTGTCAAGGTTAGCTAGTGCAATTCATTCTGGTGGTGCTAAGGCTATTTTGCAGTTATTTGCAGCTGGTCGTCAATCAAGCCAAACAATTTTGCGAGGTGAGCAAATTGTTTCAGCTTCTGCTCAGCCTTACCCTCACGGTAGCCATGAAACGCCTCGTGAGCTTAAACATGAAGAAATTTCACAAACAATCGAGGATTTTGCGGCGGCAACAAAACGAGCCATCTTAGCTGGATTCGATGGCGTTGAGTTGCATGGTGCCAATTTGTATTTGTTACAGCAGTTTTTTTCACCAGAAAGTAATCGACGCCAAGATATTTGGGGTGGAACTTTAGAAAAAAGAATGCGTTTTGGGTTAGCCGTTACCGCTAAAGTCGCTGATACGATTGATAAGTATGCAAAGCGTCCATTTTTACTGGGCTATAGGCAGTCTCCAGAGGAATCAACTACCCCAGGAATTACTTTGGCAGACTCATTGGCTTTTGTAGAAAGGTTGGTTTCCCTGCCGATAGATTATTTACATCTATCACTAAAGGATGCCTTCCAAAAACCTTTTCGTGATGCAAAAGCTATCAAACAAGTAACGACTCATTATACGGAAGTTTTACCAGATAATGTGCCATTAATGGTGGCAGGACTCATTAAGCAACCTATGCAAGTCGAGTCATTACTCGATGAAGGGGTGACCTTTGCAGCCATGGGTAGAGCGCTGATTGCTGACCCAAATTGGGTTCAGAAAGTAAAATTAAATGATGAAAAGTCTATTAGGTACGCCGTTTCTCCAGCTGATTTTGATTTATTAGGAGTGCCCCAACCATTAAAAAAGTGGTTATTAACTCGTTTTAAAAATGGGTTCCCAGTGACAACTGACATAGAATTCGATCCAAAGACACCTTGGAAATACTATAAAAGTGCGCCAACTCAGCCCAGACAACAGATTGATCCAACAAAATTGATGACTTTGAAGAAAAGGGTTGACGGTAATTAG
- the proC gene encoding pyrroline-5-carboxylate reductase, translated as MNYGFIGAGNMATAMIKGLIHAGIDSKNIYVSSPHSAAKLAANLHIQAADSETITKKCDIVVIAFLPNQLRTLGTSLNLDGKIVISVLAQVTISDLDEVFPTAFNVRSLPNINSAIGKGSTALAFSKRLSESQIEMVQNYWHLLGTTSVLDEQYFAIFSAIAGSGPAFVLKFIDALTQAGINNGLDGESAATIAASTVAGTTETLQKSNSDAVTLMNNVASPGGSTRAGLDDFEQNDFDAIVNSAINATVNHKHT; from the coding sequence ATGAATTACGGTTTCATTGGTGCTGGTAATATGGCTACTGCGATGATTAAAGGCTTAATTCACGCAGGTATTGATAGCAAAAATATTTATGTTTCCTCTCCCCACAGTGCGGCTAAATTAGCAGCAAATTTACATATCCAAGCAGCCGACTCAGAAACAATCACAAAAAAGTGTGATATTGTCGTTATCGCTTTCTTGCCTAACCAACTACGTACGCTGGGTACTTCTTTAAATCTAGACGGTAAAATTGTTATTTCAGTACTTGCGCAAGTAACAATTTCAGATCTTGATGAGGTGTTCCCAACAGCTTTCAATGTTCGTTCGTTACCCAATATTAACTCAGCAATCGGTAAAGGTAGCACCGCTTTAGCATTTTCAAAGCGTTTAAGTGAGAGCCAAATTGAAATGGTGCAAAATTACTGGCACCTGTTAGGTACTACTAGTGTCCTTGATGAACAATATTTCGCTATTTTTTCAGCAATCGCGGGTTCAGGCCCTGCATTTGTCCTTAAATTTATCGATGCATTAACTCAGGCTGGCATCAACAACGGATTAGATGGCGAGAGTGCAGCCACCATTGCTGCTTCGACTGTGGCCGGTACAACTGAAACCCTACAAAAATCAAATAGCGATGCAGTAACATTAATGAACAACGTTGCTTCACCCGGTGGATCCACTCGTGCTGGATTGGATGATTTTGAACAAAATGATTTTGATGCTATTGTAAACTCAGCCATCAATGCTACTGTCAATCATAAACATACTTAA
- a CDS encoding LysM peptidoglycan-binding domain-containing protein, whose amino-acid sequence MFNIKKTLTIAAGVAGALAFGGAHASADTTTSTSDYVVQSGDTLNKISAKYNVSVSTIAAQNNISNVNWIVVGQHLSFATTGTSTTQASSATTDTTSTQASTSTTAAATDTTSTQASTSTTAATTSTTSSTSTTSSTNSDALNTLIARESGGNVNATNGQYYGLGQLSAQARAIYGGNSADYNDQLNAMKAYIAARYGTAENALAHSNATGWY is encoded by the coding sequence ATGTTTAATATTAAGAAGACTTTGACAATCGCTGCCGGTGTTGCCGGTGCCTTAGCGTTTGGAGGAGCCCATGCAAGTGCCGATACAACAACATCAACTTCAGATTACGTTGTACAATCAGGTGATACATTAAATAAAATTTCAGCAAAGTACAATGTTTCAGTTTCTACAATTGCTGCTCAAAATAATATTTCTAATGTTAACTGGATTGTAGTTGGTCAACATTTGAGTTTTGCTACAACTGGCACATCTACAACACAAGCATCATCAGCTACAACTGACACAACATCAACACAAGCATCAACATCAACAACGGCAGCTGCAACTGACACAACATCAACACAAGCATCAACATCAACAACAGCAGCTACTACTTCAACAACATCATCAACTTCAACAACATCATCAACAAATTCTGATGCGTTGAATACATTGATTGCTCGCGAATCTGGTGGCAATGTTAATGCTACTAATGGTCAATACTATGGTTTGGGTCAATTGTCAGCACAAGCACGTGCCATTTATGGCGGTAATTCAGCTGACTACAATGATCAATTGAATGCGATGAAGGCTTATATTGCAGCGCGTTATGGTACTGCTGAAAACGCCTTGGCACATTCAAATGCTACTGGTTGGTATTAA